A single genomic interval of Bradyrhizobium japonicum USDA 6 harbors:
- a CDS encoding DNA-3-methyladenine glycosylase, producing MAPTSKASPPRLGKALKRAFFGRSVHEVAPDLIGATMLVNGVGGLIVEVEAYHHTEPAAHSYNGPTPRNQIMFGPPGFAYVYRSYGIHWCVNFVCEEEGSASAVLIRALEPTHGLAAMRRRRHLQEVHSLCSGPGKLTEALGITIAQNALPLDRPPIALHARTEEVEVVAGIRIGITKAVELPWRYGVKGSKFLSKPFPK from the coding sequence ATGGCTCCAACCTCGAAAGCCTCACCACCGCGGCTCGGCAAAGCCCTGAAGCGTGCCTTTTTCGGCCGCAGCGTCCACGAGGTCGCGCCCGATTTGATCGGGGCCACCATGCTGGTCAACGGCGTCGGCGGCCTCATCGTCGAGGTCGAGGCCTATCATCATACCGAGCCGGCGGCGCACTCCTACAATGGCCCGACGCCGCGGAACCAAATCATGTTTGGCCCGCCCGGCTTTGCCTATGTCTACCGCTCCTACGGCATCCACTGGTGCGTGAACTTCGTCTGCGAGGAGGAAGGCTCCGCCAGCGCCGTGCTGATCCGCGCACTGGAACCGACGCATGGCCTGGCGGCGATGCGCCGCCGCCGGCATCTCCAGGAGGTGCACTCGCTGTGCTCGGGCCCCGGCAAGCTGACCGAGGCGCTCGGCATCACCATCGCGCAGAACGCCCTGCCGTTGGACCGGCCGCCGATCGCGCTGCATGCGCGGACAGAGGAGGTCGAGGTGGTGGCCGGCATCCGGATCGGCATCACCAAGGCCGTCGAGCTACCCTGGCGCTATGGCGTCAAGGGCTCGAAGTTTTTGAGCAAGCCGTTCCCGAAGTGA
- a CDS encoding valine--tRNA ligase, which yields MIEKNYQPADIEARMSVVWEDSLAFRAGRPDRRDAVPFTIVIPPPNVTGSLHMGHALNNTLQDILCRFERMRGRDVLWQPGTDHAGIATQMVVERQLMERQQPSRREMGREKFLERVWQWKAESGDTIINQLKRLGASCDWSRERFTMDEGLSKAVIKVFVELHRDGLIYKDKRLVNWDTKLLTAISDLEVQQTEVKGSLWYLRYPIEGKTFSPEDPSSFIVVATTRPETMLGDTGVAVHPDDERYLKLVGKNVILPLVGRKIKIVADEYSDPDKGSGAVKVTPAHDFNDFEVGNRHGLGRISVIDKEGCLDLVDNEDYLRNLPEGASQFAEEFHKVDRFAARKRIVERLESFGFVERIEPHTHMVPHGDRSNSVIEPYLTDQWYVDAKTLAKPAIAAVRSGETTFVPKNWEKTYFEWMENIQPWCISRQLWWGHQIPAWYGPDGKVFVAETEEEAVSHALGYYVEQEVITAEQGREMALDRNKREGFITRDEDVLDTWFSSALWPFSTLGWPEDAPEVQRYYPTNALVTGFDIIFFWVARMMMMGQHFMKEVPFSTIYIHALVRDEKGAKMSKSKGNVIDPLNLIDEYGADALRFTLAAMAAQGRDIKLATSRVEGYRNFATKLWNASRFAEMNHCAVPDGFEPAKAKETLNRWIAHESAHTTREVTEAIEAYRFNDAAGAIYRFVWNVYCDWYVELAKPVLLGPDSPAKDETRAMVAWARDEILKLLHPFMPFITEELWEVTAKRDGLLALAQWPLKPSEPTPEQLAMLAAAAGPTDPLISPVLIMPIFDHADFTDPKAEAEIGWVIDLVTQIRSVRAEMNIPPATLTALVLAGASTETKERAPRWTDVIKRMARLSDISFADRAPDGAVQLLVRGEVAALPLKGVIDVAAERTRLDKEIGKADADIKRAESKLANEKFVANAAEEVVEEEREKREAALARKAKLLEALERLKQAS from the coding sequence ATGATCGAGAAAAATTACCAGCCCGCCGATATCGAAGCCCGCATGTCCGTCGTGTGGGAGGACAGCCTTGCCTTCAGGGCCGGCCGCCCCGACCGCCGCGACGCAGTGCCCTTTACCATCGTGATCCCGCCGCCGAACGTGACGGGCTCGCTGCATATGGGCCACGCCCTCAACAACACCCTTCAGGACATCCTGTGCCGGTTCGAGCGCATGCGCGGCCGCGACGTGCTGTGGCAGCCCGGCACCGACCACGCCGGCATCGCCACCCAGATGGTGGTCGAGCGGCAGCTGATGGAGCGCCAGCAGCCCAGCCGCCGCGAGATGGGCCGTGAGAAGTTTCTCGAGCGGGTCTGGCAGTGGAAGGCCGAGAGCGGCGACACGATCATCAACCAGCTCAAGCGCCTCGGCGCCTCCTGCGACTGGTCGCGCGAACGCTTCACCATGGACGAGGGCCTGTCGAAGGCCGTCATCAAGGTGTTCGTCGAGCTGCATCGCGACGGCCTGATCTACAAGGACAAGCGGCTGGTGAACTGGGACACCAAGCTGCTGACGGCGATCTCCGACCTCGAAGTGCAGCAGACCGAGGTCAAGGGCAGCCTGTGGTATCTGCGCTATCCGATCGAGGGCAAGACGTTCAGCCCCGAGGATCCCTCGAGCTTCATCGTCGTCGCCACCACGCGGCCCGAGACCATGCTCGGCGACACCGGCGTCGCGGTGCATCCCGATGACGAGCGCTATCTGAAGCTGGTCGGCAAGAATGTGATCCTGCCGCTTGTCGGTCGCAAGATTAAGATCGTCGCCGACGAATATTCCGATCCGGACAAGGGCTCGGGCGCGGTGAAGGTGACGCCGGCGCACGACTTCAACGACTTCGAGGTCGGCAATCGCCACGGCCTGGGCCGGATCAGCGTCATCGACAAGGAAGGTTGCCTCGACCTCGTCGACAATGAGGATTACCTGCGTAACCTGCCGGAAGGCGCTTCGCAATTCGCCGAGGAGTTTCACAAGGTCGACCGCTTCGCGGCGCGCAAGCGCATCGTCGAGCGGCTGGAATCCTTCGGCTTCGTTGAGCGGATCGAGCCGCACACCCACATGGTGCCGCACGGCGACCGCTCGAACAGCGTGATCGAGCCCTATCTGACCGACCAGTGGTATGTCGACGCCAAGACGCTGGCAAAGCCCGCGATCGCGGCGGTGCGTTCGGGCGAAACGACGTTCGTGCCGAAGAACTGGGAAAAGACCTATTTCGAGTGGATGGAGAACATCCAACCCTGGTGCATCTCGCGCCAGTTGTGGTGGGGTCATCAGATCCCGGCCTGGTACGGCCCCGATGGCAAGGTGTTCGTCGCCGAGACCGAGGAGGAGGCCGTCAGCCACGCGCTCGGCTATTACGTCGAGCAGGAGGTCATCACGGCCGAGCAGGGCCGTGAGATGGCGCTCGACCGCAACAAGCGCGAAGGCTTCATCACGCGTGACGAGGACGTGCTCGACACCTGGTTCTCCTCGGCGCTGTGGCCGTTCTCGACGCTCGGCTGGCCCGAGGACGCGCCGGAAGTGCAGCGCTATTACCCCACCAACGCGCTGGTGACCGGCTTCGACATCATCTTCTTCTGGGTTGCCCGGATGATGATGATGGGCCAGCACTTCATGAAGGAAGTGCCGTTCTCGACGATCTACATCCACGCCCTTGTCCGCGACGAGAAGGGCGCCAAGATGTCGAAGTCGAAGGGCAACGTCATCGACCCCCTCAACCTGATCGACGAATACGGTGCGGATGCGCTGCGCTTCACGCTGGCCGCGATGGCGGCGCAGGGACGCGACATCAAGCTCGCCACCAGCCGCGTCGAGGGTTACCGGAATTTCGCGACGAAGCTCTGGAATGCGTCGCGCTTCGCGGAGATGAACCACTGCGCGGTCCCCGACGGTTTCGAGCCGGCGAAGGCCAAGGAGACGCTGAACCGCTGGATCGCGCACGAGAGCGCCCACACGACGCGCGAGGTGACCGAGGCAATCGAAGCCTATCGCTTCAACGATGCGGCCGGTGCGATCTACCGCTTCGTCTGGAACGTCTATTGCGACTGGTATGTCGAGCTCGCAAAGCCCGTGCTGCTCGGTCCGGACAGCCCCGCCAAGGACGAAACCCGTGCCATGGTCGCCTGGGCGCGCGACGAGATCCTGAAGCTGCTGCACCCCTTCATGCCCTTCATCACCGAAGAGCTGTGGGAGGTGACGGCCAAGCGCGACGGCCTGCTGGCGCTGGCGCAATGGCCGCTGAAGCCGTCCGAGCCGACGCCGGAGCAACTCGCGATGCTCGCCGCGGCAGCCGGGCCGACTGATCCGTTGATCTCGCCGGTCCTGATCATGCCGATCTTCGACCATGCCGACTTCACCGATCCCAAGGCGGAAGCCGAGATCGGCTGGGTGATCGACTTGGTCACGCAGATCCGCTCGGTGCGCGCCGAGATGAACATCCCGCCGGCAACGCTGACGGCGCTGGTGCTCGCGGGCGCCTCGACCGAGACGAAGGAACGCGCGCCGCGCTGGACCGACGTCATCAAGCGCATGGCACGGCTGTCCGACATCTCCTTCGCCGACCGCGCACCTGATGGTGCGGTCCAGCTCCTCGTGCGCGGCGAGGTGGCCGCGCTGCCGCTGAAGGGCGTGATCGACGTCGCCGCCGAGCGCACGCGCCTCGACAAGGAGATCGGTAAGGCCGACGCCGACATCAAGCGCGCCGAGTCCAAGCTGGCGAACGAGAAGTTCGTCGCCAACGCGGCCGAAGAGGTCGTCGAGGAGGAGCGCGAAAAGCGCGAGGCCGCGCTGGCCCGCAAGGCCAAGCTGCTGGAGGCGCTGGAGCGGCTGAAGCAGGCGTCGTGA
- a CDS encoding PopZ family protein — MTQPAKVTEPSMEEILASIRRIIADDEAKPPPAEAAKPAPAAPAPKPQAMNDIPPSKVAPTKPAAEKPAPPPAAKPAPAPPPPAPAADASNNQDDIDALLAGLDAATPAPEVRAPEPEPEPDVLELTDEMAMDPEPTPPPPPPSFRKVEPRDDLEFAESPLRPMPSSSYAPVDYDTPPLPPQQPILAQSTVSAVESAFNSLAHTVLSSNARTLEDLVKEMLRPMLKSWLDDNLPGLVERIVKAEIERVSRGGR; from the coding sequence ATGACGCAGCCTGCAAAGGTCACGGAACCCTCGATGGAGGAGATTCTGGCCTCGATCCGGCGCATCATTGCCGACGATGAGGCCAAGCCGCCGCCGGCAGAAGCTGCCAAGCCCGCTCCCGCGGCGCCCGCACCAAAGCCTCAGGCGATGAACGACATTCCGCCGTCCAAGGTCGCACCCACAAAACCTGCTGCCGAGAAACCCGCGCCGCCGCCGGCTGCGAAGCCGGCTCCAGCGCCGCCGCCACCCGCACCTGCGGCGGACGCATCCAATAACCAGGACGATATTGATGCGCTGCTGGCGGGGCTGGATGCGGCTACGCCTGCGCCGGAGGTCCGTGCGCCTGAGCCAGAACCTGAACCCGACGTACTCGAATTGACCGACGAGATGGCGATGGATCCGGAGCCGACGCCGCCTCCGCCGCCGCCGAGCTTCCGCAAGGTCGAGCCGCGCGACGATCTGGAATTCGCCGAATCGCCGCTGCGCCCGATGCCCTCATCGTCCTATGCGCCGGTGGACTACGATACGCCGCCGCTGCCGCCCCAACAGCCGATCCTGGCGCAATCGACGGTCTCGGCGGTCGAATCCGCCTTCAATTCCCTGGCCCACACAGTGCTCAGCAGCAATGCGCGGACGCTGGAAGATCTGGTCAAGGAGATGCTGCGTCCAATGCTGAAATCCTGGCTCGATGACAACCTGCCGGGCCTCGTTGAACGCATCGTGAAGGCCGAAATCGAGCGGGTCTCGCGCGGCGGCAGGTGA
- a CDS encoding TolC family outer membrane protein: MHGVKLFTGAAVSVLLLALAGPTPALADTIEAALVRAYQNNPQLNAQRAQVRSTDENVPQALSGYRPRVALSANGGYQYQDTLSSPAPGNSPINGPSVPRSVGVTVTQTVYNGNITGNRTRAAESQVSGSREALRSLDQSVLLQGATIYMDYLRDAATLEVQRSNVRVLEQTLKQTRDRFNVGEVTRTDVAQSEAQLAAGKTQALTAEANLTTTRANFRRIIGNEPTNLAPGSPVDRFLPATLAAAVELGLIEHPNVTAAMFGIDVNYLQVKVAEGALLPTIALQVAATQGNEQSLIQYRSFNASAIAQANWQLYDGGNSYSLIRQSKENLAQQRLNLETTRDQTRANVVQFWGTLQAGKAQVQSAQAQVTASEIALNGVREEAKAGQRTTLDVLNAQQALVNARVALVTAQHDRVVASYNVLAAIGRLSPQVLGLATTVYDPSVHYHQVRDSWAGVRTPDGR, translated from the coding sequence ATGCATGGGGTGAAGCTCTTCACCGGAGCTGCGGTTTCGGTCCTGCTGCTGGCGCTTGCCGGGCCGACGCCTGCCTTGGCGGACACGATCGAGGCCGCCTTGGTGCGGGCCTATCAGAACAATCCGCAGCTCAACGCACAGCGCGCCCAGGTGCGCTCGACCGACGAGAACGTGCCTCAGGCGTTGTCGGGCTATCGCCCCAGGGTCGCGCTGTCGGCGAATGGCGGCTATCAATATCAGGACACGCTGAGTTCGCCGGCGCCGGGCAACTCACCAATCAACGGGCCCAGCGTGCCGCGCAGCGTGGGTGTGACCGTCACGCAGACGGTCTATAACGGCAACATCACCGGCAACAGGACGCGCGCCGCCGAGAGCCAGGTTTCCGGCTCCCGCGAAGCGCTGCGCAGCCTGGATCAGAGCGTGCTGCTTCAGGGCGCCACGATCTACATGGACTATCTGCGCGATGCGGCTACGCTCGAAGTCCAGCGCAGCAACGTGCGCGTGCTCGAGCAGACCCTGAAGCAGACGCGTGATCGCTTCAACGTCGGCGAAGTGACGCGCACCGACGTTGCGCAGTCGGAAGCGCAACTGGCGGCCGGCAAGACGCAGGCCCTCACGGCCGAAGCGAATCTCACCACGACGCGCGCGAACTTCCGCCGCATCATCGGCAACGAGCCGACGAACCTCGCGCCCGGCTCGCCGGTCGATCGTTTCCTGCCCGCAACCCTCGCCGCGGCGGTCGAGCTCGGCCTGATCGAGCATCCCAACGTCACGGCCGCAATGTTCGGCATCGACGTCAATTATCTGCAGGTCAAGGTCGCCGAAGGTGCGCTGCTGCCGACGATCGCGTTGCAGGTTGCGGCCACGCAGGGGAACGAACAATCCTTGATTCAATACAGGTCGTTCAATGCGTCCGCCATCGCGCAGGCCAATTGGCAGCTCTACGACGGCGGCAATTCATATTCGCTGATCCGTCAGTCCAAGGAAAATCTGGCGCAGCAGCGTCTCAACCTCGAGACGACCCGCGACCAGACTCGTGCGAACGTGGTGCAGTTCTGGGGGACGTTGCAGGCCGGCAAGGCGCAGGTGCAGTCTGCGCAGGCGCAGGTGACGGCGTCCGAGATCGCACTCAACGGTGTGCGCGAGGAAGCCAAGGCCGGTCAGCGCACCACGCTCGACGTGCTCAACGCGCAGCAGGCGCTGGTCAATGCGCGCGTCGCGCTGGTGACCGCACAGCACGACCGCGTCGTGGCATCGTACAACGTCCTTGCCGCGATCGGCCGTCTGTCGCCGCAGGTTCTCGGCCTCGCGACCACGGTTTACGATCCGAGCGTTCACTACCATCAGGTCCGCGACAGCTGGGCCGGCGTGCGCACGCCTGACGGACGCTAA